The Streptomyces nigra genome includes the window ATGCGGGTGTCCCTGACGAACGACGGCCCGTTCACCGTGCTGATCGAGATCTAGACCCGGACCCTGCCGGTCAGGGCTCGACGACCACTTCCTGGGCGGCAGCGGTGTCGCCCGCGATCAGGCGGGCGTCCACGGGGACGTTGCGCTTGACCAGGGCGAGGGCGACCGGGCCCAGTTCGTGGTGGCGGACCGAGGTCGTGATGAAACCGATCTTGCGGCCGTCGGGCTCCTCGTCCGCGAGGCGGATCTCGGTGCCGGCGACGGGCAGGTGCACCTCGCTGCCGTCCAGGTGCAGGAAGACCAGGCGGCGGGGCGGCTTGCCGAGGTTCTGGACCCGGGCGACCGTCTCCTGGCCCCGGTAGCAGCCCTTCTGCAGATGCACGGCCGTACCGATCCAGCCCAGCTCGTGCGGGATGGTGCGGTGGTCGGTCTCGAAGCCCAGACGGGGGCGGTGCCGCTCGACGCGGAGCGCCTCGTACGCGAGCAGCCCGGCGGGCGGGCCGGCCTGCTCGGCGTAGGACTCCAGGTCCGCGCGGGGCAGGAACAGATCGCGCCCGTACGCCGTCTCGCGGACGACGACGCCCTCGGGGACCTCGGCGATCGACCCTGCGGGCAGGTGCACCACGGCGAACTCGCCGGTTCGGTCGGCGACTTCCACCTTGTAGAAGAACTTCATCGACTCCAGGTACGCGATCAGCGCTTCCTGGGTGCCGGGCTCGACGTGCGCCCAGACCGTCGTGCCGTCGTCGACGAGGTACAGGGCGTGCTCGATGTGGCCGTGCGCGGAGAGGATCAGCGCCTCGGTGGCCTCGCCCGCCGGCAGGTCGGCGACGTGCTGGGTGAGCAGCAGGTGCAGCCAGGTCAGCCGGTCCTCGCCGGAGACGGTGACGACACCGCGGTGGGAGAGGTCGACGAAGCCGGTGCCGTCGGCGAGGGCGCGCTGCTCGCGGAACAGATCGCCGTAGTGGGCGGCGACGCCTTCGTCCACGCCCTCGGCGGGCACGGCGCCGGGCAGGGTCAGCAGGGGGCTCTTCATGGGTCCAGCCTACGACCCGGTAGTTGAAGTCTTCCCGGTCGTCCCCCGGGCCGCGCAGTCCCGGCACCGGCCGAAGATCGCGAAGTGCTTCATGTCGGTCTCGAAGCCGAAGTCGCGGCGCAGCTTGGCGGTGAACTCGGCGGCCACCGACACATCGGCCTCGATGACGTTGTCGCAGTCCCGGCAGACCAGGTGGATGTGGTGGTGGCGGTCGGCCAGGTGGTAGGTGGGGGCGCCGTGCCCCAGGTGGGCGTGGCTGACCAGGCCCAGCTCCTCCAGCAGCTCCAGGGTGCGGTAGACCGTGGAAATGTTGACCCCCGACGCCGTCTTCCTCACTTCCACGAGGATGGCGTCGGGGGTCGCGTGCTCCAGGGTGTCCACGGCTTCGAGGACAAGCTGGCGCTGCGGCGTCAGCCGGTAGCCGCGCTGCCTCAGGTCGCTCTTCCAGTCGGTGCTCACCACACCGAAGAGTCTAGGACTACTTGAAGAAGGCGATGCCGTCGTCCGGCATGTCGTCGGGGAGGGCCTTGGCCCAGCGCTCGACGTCCTCGGGGGTGACGACCTTCTTCAGGTGCGCCGACATGTAGGGGCGCAGCTCGACCTCGGGGGTCTGCTTCTCGCCGACCCACATGAGGTCGCTCTTGACGTAGCCGTACAGGCGCTTGCCGCCGGAGTAGGGCCCGGAGGCGGCCGTACGGGCCACGGCGTCGGTCACCAGGTCGATCTGGGGCTTCTTGTCGGCCATCTCGCCGTACCAGATCTCGACCACGCCGTCATGGCGGACCATGGTCACCTCGACCTTGCGGTCGGCGTCGATGCGCCAGAAGCCGTACTCGGACTCCAGCGGGCGCACCTTGTTGCCCTCGGTGTCGAGCACCCAGGTGTGGGACTGGTACTCCAGGAAGTCCCGGCCGTCGTGCGTGAACGAGACCTCCTGACCGAAGTTGCACTTCTCGGAACCGGGGAAGTCGTGCACGCCCGCGCCGGCCCAGTTGCCGAGCAGGAAGGCGAGGGGCACGAGGTCCTTGTGGAGGTCGGACGGGATCTCGATCATGAGCAGCTCAGAAGTCTCGTACGTCTGGGACGGGGGGTCAGCGCTGGCCCTGGTACAGCTTCTTCACGGTCAGGCCGGCGAAGGCGAGGACGCCGACGCAGACCAGGACGAGCAGGGCTTCGAAGAAGATCTCCACGGGGTGCTCCTCGATTGAGCGGAGGTTGAGCGGAACGTACAAGGGCCGGTCCCCAGCTTAGTCGGCCCGGGACCGGCCCTTCGTGTGAGGTGCGCCCTCGCGGGATCAGCCGAGCAGCTGGCCCTGCAGGGTCACCGTCTGGCGGAACGGCACGGAGGCGGCGGTGCCCTTCCGTGACTGCACGATCACGGCGAGGACGTCACCTGCGCCCAGGTACGCCTGCCGGACCTGCTCCGCGCCGTACGGCTTGGACTCGGTGTACGCCCAGCGCGGGAAGTCACCGGGCCAGGGCAGGTTCGCGAAGCCCTCGTCGGCGACGGACGTCTCCGTGCCGCGCAGCTGGTAGCCCGGGGCTCCGAAGGGCGCCATGCGGGCGGCCAGGTCGTCCACGATCACCGAGGTGTCGAAGCGGAGCAGATAGATCCGGGTGCTGGTGCCGTCCTCGGTGGTCCAGCCGCGGGCCGCGATGTGCCGCAGACCGTCGTCCTTGAGCATCTGCCGCAGGTCGGCGCGCTCGTCCTCGTCGGCGAACTCCTTCAGGAAATCCTCTGTCGGCAGCCAGCCGTCCTCGCCGCGCAGGGCGCGGTCCTCGACGGCACCCGCGGGCGCGGGCAGCAGCAGAGCGCGCGGGTCGGCGTGGTGCGCCTCCGCGCCGTTCTCCTCGGCGAACGGCCGGGGGCTGCCCGACGGCAGTGGCGGCCGGGTCAGCGTGGGGTAGTCCCAGCGCCCGTCCGACTCGGTGGCGAGCCCGGGCACCTCGGTGCGTTCCATCCCCGTGATCCCGTACGCCGTTCCGGCCCCGACGGCCGCGAACACCACCACGGCGGCGGTCCAGCGCAGGACGGCCCGCAGGACCCGGCGGTCCTTCGGGGGTCCCGGAGTCTCGGGGACGGCGGTCTCCGGGGCTGGGGTCTGCTCCGGTGCGGGCGCCGGTGCCTCCGCCGTCGCGAGGCCGCCCGCGGGCGTCGTCTCGGGGCCCGGCTCGACGGCACGGGCCTGCTGCTCGGTCATACGGCCTTCCCGGGTTCGGCGATGCGGTCGAGCTGGGTGCTCATGAGCTTCGCGACGGCCTTGGCGTCCAGAGGGCGGGCGCCCTGCGCCGAGAGCGTGACCAGCACGTCCCCGACGTATCCGGAACAGGACATCTCGTCGGTGCCCTCGCTGAGCTCCTTCGGCATCAGGAAGCACTTGGCGTCCTTGTGACCCTTGACCGCCGGGCCCTTGCGGAAGATGTCGAGGGCGGTCAGAAGGCCGTTCTGGGTCCGGACCATGTCCCGAACGGCCGTGCGGTTGTCCATCCGGCTGAGCATGACGCTCACGCCGTAGATGTCGTAGACGGACCCTCCGGCGCGGCCGGCGGCGAACTCGCTGAAGTAGCTGCGCATCGCCACGCCCTTCGGGCGCATGCGGTCCATCCGCTTCTCCAGCTCACGGCGCTGGGAGCGCGGCAGGTCGCGCAGCGACTCCTTGCGCAGGGCCTCCGCCTGGGTGCCGGTGAGCTGGGCGTCCGAGCCGAACTCGCCCATGTCGGGACCGCGGACCCAGCTGTCCGTGCCGTACGGGACGAGCATCCCGGCGAGGCCGGTGGCCTTCGGCGCCTTCGCGGGGCGGTCGGCGGCGGCCGACGGGAACTTCCACGTCGGCGCCCCGGCGTCGCGGTCGGCGTCACGCACGGTGACGACTGTGTAGCCGGTGCCGGCGACGATCGCGGCGACGGCCACGACGGCTCCGGCGATGGTGGCGACCCGGCGGCGGGACCACCTCTTCCGGGCGGGCGGCTGCTCTTCGGCGGCCGTCTCGGCCGGGCTCTCGGTGGCGGGGGCGCTGCCCTCGTCCAGGGGACGTTCCTCGCTCACAGCCGCTCCATCTGCCGCTTGGCCAGTCCGAGAATGGTCTTCTTGCCGACCGGCTTGGTGGAGCTCACGAAGATCTCCATCTCGATGTCACCGCGCCAGGCGAAGGCTCTCGCTTTGTACTCCGGCAGGTAGCCCGGCTTGGTCTCCGGCTTCGTGTAGGCGTACGCCATGCCTTCCTCCGTGCCGGGGACGGGCCAGGACTGGTTGCCGTCGTCGTCCGCCCAGTAATGGGCTCCGTTCGATCTCTCGGACGCCGCCATCGACTCCTCCTGCCGGTACTGGACGAGCCGGATCTCCACCGCGGTCTGGCCCTGCTCCCAGGCGACGACGGCCGCACGCCGGAACTCGTCGCCCACGAGATGGGCGAAGGCGGGCTTGGGGCGCTCGAAGGCCTCGGCATAGGAGGCCAGGTCCATCCAGCCGTCCTCGGCCGACGACCAGTCGGCGTCCTTCGCGCCGCGCGGCTTCTTCAGCAGCAGCTTGCGCAGGTCGCCGTCGGTGCGTACGTGCCGGTCCCGCGCGGCCGACAGCGGCTCGGGAGCCTCGCCCTTGGACTGCTTCAGCGTCGGCTGGGACAGCGGCGGCAGCTTCGTGGGCTCGCGGTCGGCCTGCACCAGGTATCCGGTGCAGGTCCCGGCGACGAGCCCGAGCACGACGGCCCCGGCGATCAGCAGCGCCGTACGACCACGGCGGCGGGCACGGACCGGCGCTGCGGCGGTCTCCGGCTCGACGGCGCCGGGCTCGGCAGCGGTCTCCGGCTCGATGGCCGCCGGCTCGGCGGCGGTCTCCGGCTCGGCGGGCCCGGGCTCGGGCGCGGTGCCGGGTGGGGCCTTGCCCTCGGGCTCGCCCGGTCTTTCGGGTTGTTCCACGACGTCTCCCACAGTGCGTGACGTGCGCATTTCACATGCGGCGCACAGGAGACCGATGACCCAAGCCTCAGGTTGTAGCGGTCTTGATTACGATTCGGCCATGGCGAACAAGCTGGTGATCAAGGTGACGGCGGGGGCCGACGCTCCCGAACGCTGCTCCCAGGCGTTCACGGTCGCGGCGGTGGCCGTGGCCAGTGGCGTGGAGGTCTCCCTGTGGCTGACCGGCGAGTCCGCCTGGTTCGCCCTGCCGGGCCGGGCCGCCGAGTTCGAGCTGCCGCACGCGGCCCCGCTCCCCGACCTGCTGGACTCCCTCCTCGCGGGCGGCCGGGTCACCCTGTGCACCCAGTGCGCGGCCCGCCGGGACATCACGGAGAAGGACGTGCTCGAGGGCGTGCGCATCGCGGGCGCCCAGGTCTTCGTCCAGGAGGCGATGACGGACGGCACCCAGGCCCTCGTCTACTGACCCCCGGCCCCCGTCCAGCGACCGGCCTCCGTCCACAGGCAGAACGGGTGGCCCGCCGGGTCGAACAGCACCCGCACGTCGTCCTGCGGCTGGTACGCGGCGAGGGCGGCCCCCGCCTCGACGGCCCGCGAGGTCTCGGCGGCCAGGTCGTCCACCTCGACGTCCAGGTGGAGCATCATCTGCTGGTCGCCCGGGCGGCGCGTCGGCCAGATCGGCCGTACGTAGTCCGGTTCGGTCTCGAAGGCCAGCGCGACGCCCTCGGAGCCGGGCGGCGGGCCGATCAGCACCCAGTGCGGCTCCTCGGCCCGCACCACATAGCCGAGGAGCCGGCGGTAGAACCGCGCGAGTTCATGGGCATCGGGGGCGTCCAGCACGACGGTGGACACGCGGGCGGGCGGCATACGGCCCGTTCTACTGCGGCTTCTTCTTGCCGTCCAGCTCGTCCCACCACTCGTCGGACTGCGGGTCCCCGGAGGGCTCGTCCCACCAGCGGTCGTCGGGGCCGCGCCGGTTGGCGACCATCGCCGCCAGCGGCGGGATCACCATGGCGACCACGCACATGCCCACCGCGACGGGGACCGACCACAGGCGCACGACGGCCCACGCCAGGACGAAGAGCGTGACGCAGAGCCCCATCAAGGCGAAGTACCGGTGACGCCGCCGTGCGTACATACGTCCAGGGTAGGTCGGCTCGCCGGGCTCGCATGCCGAAGGGCCGCACCCCGGTGTCCCCGGGGTGCGGCCCTTCGTC containing:
- a CDS encoding YgfZ/GcvT domain-containing protein, giving the protein MKSPLLTLPGAVPAEGVDEGVAAHYGDLFREQRALADGTGFVDLSHRGVVTVSGEDRLTWLHLLLTQHVADLPAGEATEALILSAHGHIEHALYLVDDGTTVWAHVEPGTQEALIAYLESMKFFYKVEVADRTGEFAVVHLPAGSIAEVPEGVVVRETAYGRDLFLPRADLESYAEQAGPPAGLLAYEALRVERHRPRLGFETDHRTIPHELGWIGTAVHLQKGCYRGQETVARVQNLGKPPRRLVFLHLDGSEVHLPVAGTEIRLADEEPDGRKIGFITTSVRHHELGPVALALVKRNVPVDARLIAGDTAAAQEVVVEP
- a CDS encoding VOC family protein; this encodes MPPARVSTVVLDAPDAHELARFYRRLLGYVVRAEEPHWVLIGPPPGSEGVALAFETEPDYVRPIWPTRRPGDQQMMLHLDVEVDDLAAETSRAVEAGAALAAYQPQDDVRVLFDPAGHPFCLWTEAGRWTGAGGQ
- a CDS encoding DUF3099 domain-containing protein, with the protein product MYARRRHRYFALMGLCVTLFVLAWAVVRLWSVPVAVGMCVVAMVIPPLAAMVANRRGPDDRWWDEPSGDPQSDEWWDELDGKKKPQ
- a CDS encoding FABP family protein; this encodes MIEIPSDLHKDLVPLAFLLGNWAGAGVHDFPGSEKCNFGQEVSFTHDGRDFLEYQSHTWVLDTEGNKVRPLESEYGFWRIDADRKVEVTMVRHDGVVEIWYGEMADKKPQIDLVTDAVARTAASGPYSGGKRLYGYVKSDLMWVGEKQTPEVELRPYMSAHLKKVVTPEDVERWAKALPDDMPDDGIAFFK
- a CDS encoding Fur family transcriptional regulator, translating into MVSTDWKSDLRQRGYRLTPQRQLVLEAVDTLEHATPDAILVEVRKTASGVNISTVYRTLELLEELGLVSHAHLGHGAPTYHLADRHHHIHLVCRDCDNVIEADVSVAAEFTAKLRRDFGFETDMKHFAIFGRCRDCAARGTTGKTSTTGS
- a CDS encoding DsrE family protein, whose translation is MANKLVIKVTAGADAPERCSQAFTVAAVAVASGVEVSLWLTGESAWFALPGRAAEFELPHAAPLPDLLDSLLAGGRVTLCTQCAARRDITEKDVLEGVRIAGAQVFVQEAMTDGTQALVY